One Physeter macrocephalus isolate SW-GA chromosome 19, ASM283717v5, whole genome shotgun sequence genomic window carries:
- the SNRNP35 gene encoding U11/U12 small nuclear ribonucleoprotein 35 kDa protein: MNDWMPIAKEYDPLKAGSIDGTDEDPHDRAVWRAMLARYAPNKGVTGDPLLTLFVARLNLQTKEEKLKEVFSRYGDIRRLRLVRDLVTGFSKGYAFIEYKEERSLLKAYRDAGGLVIDRHELFVDYELERTLQGWIPRRLGGGLGGRKESGQLRFGGRDRPFRKPIHLPVVKNDQFREGKRERRERSRSRERHWDSRMRDRDHDRGREKRWQEKESTRVWPEGDWDRGRDFRDDRVKGREKGDRSK; the protein is encoded by the coding sequence ATGAACGATTGGATGCCCATCGCCAAGGAGTATGACCCGCTTAAAGCTGGCAGCATTGATGGCACCGACGAGGATCCACATGATCGAGCTGTCTGGAGGGCGATGCTGGCACGATATGCCCCCAACAAAGGCGTCACAGGAGACCCCCTCCTCACCCTGTTTGTGGCGAGACTAAACCTGCAGACCAAAGAGGAGAAGTTAAAGGAAGTATTTTCCCGCTATGGGGACATCCGGCGGCTTCGGCTGGTGAGGGACTTGGTCACGGGCTTTTCGAAGGGCTATGCCTTCATCGAATACAAAGAGGAGCGTTCTCTGCTCAAAGCTTACCGGGACGCCGGTGGCCTGGTTATTGACCGACACGAGCTATTTGTGGACTATGAACTGGAAAGGACTCTCCAAGGGTGGATTCCTCGGCGGCTtggagggggcctggggggcAGAAAGGAATCTGGGCAGCTGAGATTCGGGGGGCGGGATCGGCCTTTCCGAAAACCCATTCATCTGCCCGTTGTTAAAAACGACCAGTTtcgagagggaaagagggagagaagggagcgATCTCGATCGCGAGAAAGACACTGGGACTCCAGGATGAGGGATCGGGACCATGACAGGGGCCGGGAGAAGAGGTGGCAGGAAAAAGAATCCACCAGGGTGTGGCCAGAAGGTGactgggacagagggagggactTCAGAGACGACAGGGtcaaggggagggagaagggggacagAAGTAAGTAG